In Chryseobacterium camelliae, one DNA window encodes the following:
- a CDS encoding Lrp/AsnC family transcriptional regulator: protein MSTENYSPDNKDLAILRLLQKDAKLSVRDIAARINLSATPTHERIKRLERLGIIKEYTTVVDRKKVGKGMMVICMIALNAHNKKTATRFIEEVSHFREVVEFYNISGDFDFMLKILAPNMDEFHEFFVNKLSEIEGIGQTKSIFVMNSIKESGRIL from the coding sequence ATGTCAACAGAAAATTACAGTCCGGATAATAAAGATCTTGCGATTCTACGGTTACTGCAGAAAGATGCCAAACTGAGTGTACGGGATATCGCGGCACGGATTAACCTTAGTGCAACTCCCACCCATGAACGTATCAAGCGACTGGAACGCCTTGGAATTATCAAGGAATATACAACAGTTGTGGACCGGAAAAAGGTAGGTAAAGGCATGATGGTGATCTGTATGATCGCCCTCAATGCACATAATAAGAAAACGGCCACCCGGTTTATTGAAGAAGTCAGCCATTTCAGGGAAGTAGTGGAATTCTACAATATCAGCGGAGATTTTGATTTTATGCTGAAAATCCTCGCTCCGAATATGGATGAATTCCATGAGTTCTTCGTCAACAAGCTGTCTGAAATTGAGGGTATCGGCCAGACCAAGAGTATTTTTGTGATGAACAGTATAAAGGAGAGTGGGAGGATTTTGTAA
- a CDS encoding glycoside hydrolase family 3 C-terminal domain-containing protein, whose product MFKKTVVISLITLFSASSMAQNTSLPVYLDDSKPVEQRIQDALSRMTLEEKIAMLHAQSKFSSAGVPRLGIPEFWTTDGPHGVRPEVLWDEWNQAGWTNDSIIAYPALTALSATWNKKMSWNYGKALGEEARYRKKDIILGPGVNIYRTPLNGRNFEYMGEDPYLTSKMVVPYIQGVQSNGVATSVKHFAMNNQEMFRHTSNVNVDDRALYEIYLPAFKAAVTEGDSWTIMGAYDMYKNQYASQNKYLLNDILKGEWKYKGVVVSDWGAVNNTEQAIHNGLDLEFGSWTNGLSAGKSNAYDNYYLADPYLQLIKSGKVGTKELDDKVTRLLRLAYKTTMNKNKPFGNIGSEEHKAIAKEIGEEGIVLLKNQGNILPIDLNKTKKIAVIGENAIKIMTVGGGSSSLKVKYETLPLDGIKNRFGKQADVQYARGYVGDVGGEYNGVKSGQDLKDNRSASELMNEAVELAKKSDFVIFVGGLNKSDFQDSEGNDRKSYGLPYNQDQLIAALAKANKNLAVVMISGNAVAMPWIKEVPTVVQGWYLGSEAGNALAAVLAGDANPSGKLPFTFPVKLEDNAAHQLGEYPGNKEELAAGKGKDQQNPINITYNEGIFVGYRWHDTKKIRPLFSFGHGLSYTTFEFGKAKADKTKIGPDDTITFTVTVKNTGKRAGAEVAQLYISDLKSSVPRPAKELKGFEKVYLNPGESKEVSFTVDKTALSYFDAGKHDWVAEPGDFEAQIGNASDAIKTKVKFSLQ is encoded by the coding sequence ATGTTTAAGAAAACTGTTGTCATAAGTTTAATCACTCTATTTTCTGCTTCTTCCATGGCTCAAAATACTTCTCTGCCGGTTTATCTGGACGATTCCAAGCCCGTTGAGCAGCGCATTCAGGATGCCCTGTCGCGGATGACGCTGGAAGAAAAAATCGCTATGCTCCACGCACAATCCAAGTTCAGCTCTGCCGGAGTTCCCCGATTGGGAATTCCTGAATTCTGGACTACTGACGGCCCTCACGGGGTACGCCCCGAAGTATTATGGGACGAATGGAACCAAGCCGGATGGACCAATGACTCCATCATCGCTTATCCTGCCCTAACTGCTTTGTCAGCCACCTGGAATAAAAAGATGTCCTGGAACTATGGGAAAGCTTTAGGTGAGGAAGCACGTTACAGAAAGAAAGATATCATCCTCGGGCCCGGGGTCAATATTTACAGGACTCCGCTGAACGGGAGAAATTTTGAATATATGGGTGAAGACCCGTACCTGACTTCCAAAATGGTTGTTCCATACATCCAGGGGGTTCAGTCTAACGGCGTAGCCACTTCCGTAAAACACTTTGCCATGAACAACCAGGAAATGTTCCGCCATACAAGCAATGTTAATGTAGATGACCGTGCCCTGTATGAAATTTACCTTCCGGCGTTCAAGGCAGCGGTAACAGAAGGCGACTCCTGGACGATCATGGGAGCTTATGACATGTACAAAAACCAATACGCCAGCCAGAACAAATACCTTTTGAATGATATCCTGAAAGGGGAATGGAAATATAAAGGGGTGGTGGTCTCGGACTGGGGAGCTGTCAATAATACGGAACAGGCCATTCATAACGGTCTCGACCTTGAATTCGGAAGCTGGACGAACGGGCTTTCTGCCGGGAAATCCAACGCCTACGATAATTATTACCTTGCCGATCCTTACCTTCAGCTCATCAAATCCGGTAAAGTTGGCACTAAAGAACTGGATGATAAAGTTACACGTCTTCTGCGCCTGGCGTATAAAACGACCATGAATAAGAACAAGCCTTTCGGGAATATTGGTTCCGAAGAGCACAAAGCCATAGCCAAAGAAATCGGCGAAGAAGGAATCGTCTTGCTGAAAAACCAGGGGAATATCCTGCCTATTGACTTGAATAAGACCAAGAAAATAGCAGTGATCGGTGAAAATGCCATTAAGATCATGACGGTAGGCGGAGGATCGTCTTCCCTTAAAGTAAAGTATGAAACACTACCGCTGGACGGGATTAAAAACCGCTTCGGTAAGCAGGCAGATGTACAGTATGCAAGAGGTTATGTAGGTGATGTAGGCGGGGAATACAACGGAGTAAAATCCGGGCAGGATCTGAAAGACAACCGTTCTGCATCCGAGCTGATGAACGAAGCGGTGGAACTGGCTAAAAAATCAGACTTTGTTATTTTTGTAGGCGGACTGAATAAAAGTGACTTCCAGGACAGTGAAGGTAATGACCGAAAAAGCTACGGACTTCCGTACAATCAGGATCAGCTGATTGCAGCACTGGCCAAAGCCAATAAAAACCTGGCCGTGGTGATGATATCCGGAAACGCGGTAGCCATGCCGTGGATTAAAGAGGTTCCCACCGTGGTTCAGGGATGGTACCTGGGCTCTGAAGCAGGAAATGCTCTGGCTGCTGTTCTGGCAGGAGATGCCAATCCTTCGGGAAAGCTGCCGTTCACATTCCCGGTAAAGCTGGAGGATAATGCCGCCCATCAGCTGGGTGAATATCCGGGCAATAAAGAGGAACTGGCCGCTGGCAAAGGAAAAGATCAGCAAAATCCCATCAACATTACTTATAACGAAGGTATTTTTGTTGGCTACAGATGGCATGATACGAAAAAGATCAGGCCTTTGTTCAGCTTCGGACACGGACTAAGCTATACGACCTTTGAATTCGGAAAAGCTAAGGCAGATAAAACGAAAATAGGACCGGATGATACCATTACGTTTACGGTAACTGTAAAGAATACTGGTAAAAGGGCTGGTGCTGAAGTAGCACAGCTGTATATCAGCGATCTTAAATCTTCGGTTCCAAGACCTGCCAAAGAGCTGAAAGGCTTTGAGAAAGTATACCTGAATCCGGGAGAATCCAAAGAAGTAAGCTTTACCGTTGACAAAACAGCGTTGAGCTATTTTGATGCCGGGAAACACGACTGGGTAGCAGAGCCGGGAGATTTTGAAGCCCAGATCGGGAACGCCTCTGATGCCATCAAGACAAAAGTAAAATTTAGTTTACAGTAA
- a CDS encoding MFS transporter — MNLYIMEAKKNLILILASVGTFVEALDIAIINLTIPSIQEQFNIGPETVQWLQTLYVLFFGGFLIIGGKLADQVGRKKIFLAGSALFMLTSLGAGLSSDFSSLAIFRAFQGLGAALIMPSALSIVTHTFKGTQERNRAVGIFSSFAAIGSGSGLSLGGIISTYLSWHWVFLINVPVLLITLIFAFRYLPEDHKGDQPARTDLLSGILMVAGLLSLTYGTHEFIYIFEQPFLVGGSLLVSILLLVAVILRLRHTEEPLIDLKILKHRSLNVSNTAFFALGAFFIGFLFLISLMLQKDMGYTAAASGLLLVPFSIMSALLAKFILPLISRRLNSGQMGILGWSFMLAGAILLLLSVHFDHPLTIVLMGAACISGIGMTFCFTALSVLGIQDVEPGHYGIASGMGSTSYFLGAGIGLSFMSLMNQIFPSDHAVGDLNFMILILYAIISILLLSYFAFRYSKLKKADIAVSLD, encoded by the coding sequence GTGAATTTATATATTATGGAGGCAAAGAAAAACCTGATTTTAATACTCGCATCGGTAGGGACATTTGTAGAAGCATTGGATATTGCCATTATCAATCTGACAATCCCTTCGATCCAGGAGCAATTCAACATTGGTCCGGAAACTGTTCAGTGGCTGCAAACCCTCTATGTATTATTTTTCGGGGGATTTTTGATTATCGGTGGTAAACTTGCTGACCAGGTCGGAAGAAAGAAGATATTTCTTGCCGGTTCTGCTTTATTTATGCTGACATCTTTGGGAGCCGGATTATCTTCTGATTTCAGCAGCCTTGCTATTTTCCGTGCCTTCCAGGGGTTGGGTGCAGCCCTGATCATGCCTTCTGCCTTGTCTATCGTTACCCATACATTCAAAGGAACGCAGGAAAGAAATCGTGCAGTAGGAATTTTCAGCTCATTTGCCGCGATCGGATCTGGGAGTGGGCTTTCATTGGGAGGGATCATCAGTACTTACCTAAGCTGGCATTGGGTATTTCTTATTAATGTTCCGGTTCTTCTCATCACGCTTATCTTTGCATTCAGGTACCTTCCTGAAGATCATAAGGGAGACCAGCCAGCCAGGACAGATTTACTTTCAGGAATATTAATGGTGGCAGGATTGCTGAGCCTCACATATGGCACACATGAGTTCATCTATATTTTTGAGCAACCATTCCTGGTGGGCGGATCTTTGCTTGTATCGATACTACTCTTAGTTGCTGTGATCCTCCGGTTACGGCACACTGAAGAACCACTAATTGATCTGAAGATATTAAAACACAGGTCTCTCAATGTTTCCAATACTGCTTTTTTTGCCTTGGGAGCATTCTTCATAGGTTTCCTGTTTTTGATTTCCCTCATGCTTCAGAAAGATATGGGGTATACGGCCGCGGCATCAGGCCTGTTGCTGGTACCGTTCAGTATCATGTCTGCCTTACTGGCTAAATTCATATTACCTCTGATATCCAGAAGGCTGAATTCCGGACAAATGGGAATCCTAGGATGGAGTTTTATGCTTGCGGGAGCGATACTCCTCCTCTTATCGGTGCATTTTGATCATCCTTTAACCATCGTTCTTATGGGGGCTGCCTGCATCTCAGGAATTGGAATGACTTTTTGTTTTACTGCCTTATCCGTACTTGGAATTCAGGATGTAGAACCGGGACATTACGGAATAGCGTCGGGCATGGGCTCTACGAGTTATTTCCTGGGTGCCGGGATCGGGCTGTCATTCATGTCCCTTATGAATCAGATTTTTCCTTCTGATCATGCCGTGGGCGACCTGAACTTCATGATCCTTATACTGTATGCCATCATTAGTATCCTTCTTCTGAGCTATTTTGCCTTCAGGTATTCAAAATTAAAGAAAGCTGATATCGCTGTAAGTTTGGACTGA
- a CDS encoding metallophosphoesterase — protein sequence MKIQVISDLHQEFGQTDLCFDSADVVILAGDVNVGIKGIEWIKSKIPDRPVIYVLGNHEYYKGSYPKTLNRIKDAALGSNVHVLENSSVDIDGIRFHGATLWTDFSIFGNPVQYGMLCQSQMNDYKMIRRDPSYSKMRTLDTFKIHQISKAWLEESLEKASGLTSVVVTHHAPSIHSVPEEYLQDPVTAAYASNLEDLIMKYSPDYWIHGHIHTPCRYAIGETEVICNPHGYINEPDNGFNKKLIIDILINR from the coding sequence ATGAAAATACAGGTCATCAGTGATTTGCATCAGGAGTTTGGTCAGACGGATCTTTGTTTCGATTCTGCAGATGTCGTTATCCTGGCGGGAGATGTTAATGTGGGAATTAAGGGGATTGAGTGGATTAAAAGTAAGATTCCGGACCGTCCTGTGATCTATGTACTGGGAAACCATGAATATTATAAAGGATCTTATCCAAAAACACTTAACAGGATTAAAGACGCTGCGCTGGGATCAAATGTTCATGTGCTGGAAAACAGCAGTGTGGATATCGATGGAATCCGTTTTCATGGAGCGACTTTATGGACGGATTTTTCTATTTTTGGAAATCCTGTACAGTACGGTATGCTTTGCCAGTCGCAGATGAACGATTACAAAATGATCCGCCGCGATCCTTCCTATTCAAAAATGAGGACATTGGACACATTTAAGATCCATCAGATTTCAAAAGCCTGGCTTGAGGAAAGCCTGGAAAAAGCATCAGGGCTAACCAGTGTTGTAGTCACTCATCATGCACCGTCCATTCATTCGGTGCCGGAAGAATACCTCCAGGACCCGGTTACTGCGGCCTATGCCTCCAACCTTGAAGACCTGATTATGAAATACAGTCCGGACTATTGGATTCACGGACACATCCATACGCCATGCAGATATGCGATAGGCGAAACCGAAGTAATTTGCAATCCTCACGGATATATCAACGAACCTGACAACGGTTTTAACAAAAAACTCATTATAGACATCCTAATCAATAGATAA